A DNA window from Brenneria izadpanahii contains the following coding sequences:
- the dusC gene encoding tRNA dihydrouridine(16) synthase DusC, producing MRILLAPMEGVLDSLVRELLTEVNDYDLCITEFLRVVDQRLPVKSFYRLCPELHHASRTPSGTPVRVQLLGQYPRWLAENASRAVELGSYGVDLNCGCPSKLVNGSGGGATLLKDPELIYQGAKAIREAVPAHLPVTVKVRLGWDSGDRQFEIADAVQQAGATEIAVHGRTKEDGYKAERINWRAIGEIRRRLTIPVIANGEIWDWQSAQACMAATGCDAIMIGRGALNVPNLSRVIKYNEPRMPWTEVMALLRKYVRLEKQGDTGLYHVARIKQWLGYLRKEYAEASALFSEIRALKTSADIARVIGNLRD from the coding sequence ATGCGTATTCTGCTTGCCCCGATGGAAGGGGTTCTCGACTCCCTGGTACGGGAACTTCTGACTGAAGTGAATGATTATGACCTCTGTATTACCGAGTTTTTGCGGGTGGTGGATCAGCGCCTGCCGGTTAAGTCTTTCTATCGCTTATGCCCGGAATTACATCATGCCAGCCGTACGCCGTCTGGTACGCCGGTGCGCGTCCAACTGCTGGGACAATATCCGCGCTGGCTGGCGGAAAATGCCAGCCGGGCGGTCGAACTGGGCTCCTACGGCGTCGATCTGAACTGCGGCTGTCCGTCCAAACTGGTCAACGGCAGCGGCGGCGGGGCGACGTTGCTCAAAGATCCGGAATTGATTTATCAGGGCGCCAAAGCGATACGCGAAGCGGTGCCGGCGCATCTGCCGGTGACGGTGAAAGTGCGTCTCGGCTGGGATTCCGGCGACCGGCAGTTTGAGATCGCCGATGCGGTGCAGCAGGCGGGCGCGACGGAAATAGCCGTTCATGGGCGCACCAAAGAGGATGGCTACAAGGCGGAGCGCATTAACTGGCGGGCTATCGGCGAGATACGCCGCCGGTTGACCATCCCGGTGATCGCCAACGGCGAAATCTGGGACTGGCAAAGCGCGCAGGCGTGCATGGCGGCCACCGGATGCGACGCCATCATGATTGGTAGGGGGGCGCTTAACGTGCCGAACCTGAGCCGGGTGATCAAATATAATGAACCGCGTATGCCGTGGACGGAAGTGATGGCGCTGCTGCGAAAATACGTCCGGTTGGAAAAGCAGGGCGACACCGGTCTGTATCATGTCGCCCGTATCAAACAGTGGCTGGGCTATCTGCGTAAAGAGTACGCCGAGGCTTCGGCGCTGTTCAGTGAAATCCGGGCGTTGAAGACCTCGGCCGATATCGCCCGCGTCATCGGTAATCTGCGCGATTAA
- a CDS encoding ABC transporter substrate-binding protein, which translates to MKSLVSRLTLSALTLAMASAASANTLVFCSEGSPENFNPQLYTSGTSVDASAVPVYNRLVDFKVGTTELIPSLAESWDISEDGTTYTFHLRKGVKFQSNKYFKPTRDFGADDVIFSFMRQKDPQHPYHNVSNGNYSNFESLEFGSLIKNIDKIDDHTVRFTLSHAEAPFLADLAWYFASILSAEYADAMLKAGTPERVDMNPIGTGPFELAQYQKDSRILYKAFPEYWQGKAKLERLIFTITPDASVRYAKLEKNECQVMPFPNPADLPRMKENKDITLMQKAGLNTGFLAFNTQKAPLDNVKVRQALTMAINKPAIIQAVFQGTGTAAKNLLPPGVWSADQDLKDYDYDPEKAKALLKEAGLPEGATIDLWAMPVQRPYNPNARRMAEMIQADWAKVGVQAKIVSFEWGEYLKRVKSGEHQAALMGWTTATGDPDNFFGPLFSCTSADGGSNSSKWCYAPFDKVITEARTSQDHNKRIELYKQAQQIMHDQAPAVMIAHSTIFEPVRKEVTGYEIDPFGKHIFYQVDVKK; encoded by the coding sequence ATGAAAAGTTTGGTGTCGCGGTTAACGCTGTCAGCACTGACGTTAGCGATGGCTTCGGCGGCTTCGGCTAACACATTGGTATTTTGTTCAGAAGGTTCACCAGAAAACTTTAACCCGCAGTTGTATACCTCGGGCACCAGCGTAGACGCCAGCGCGGTGCCGGTTTATAACCGCCTGGTCGATTTCAAAGTGGGAACCACGGAGCTGATTCCGAGTCTGGCGGAAAGCTGGGACATTAGCGAGGACGGTACGACCTATACCTTCCATTTGCGCAAAGGCGTGAAGTTTCAAAGCAATAAATATTTCAAACCCACGCGTGATTTCGGCGCCGACGACGTTATCTTTTCGTTTATGAGGCAGAAAGATCCCCAGCATCCCTACCACAATGTCTCTAATGGCAATTACTCCAATTTTGAAAGCCTGGAGTTCGGCTCGCTGATCAAAAACATCGACAAAATTGACGACCACACGGTGCGCTTTACGCTGTCTCATGCCGAAGCGCCCTTCCTGGCGGATTTAGCCTGGTACTTCGCCTCGATACTTTCCGCGGAATATGCCGACGCGATGCTGAAAGCGGGAACGCCGGAGCGCGTGGATATGAATCCGATCGGCACCGGCCCGTTTGAACTGGCGCAATATCAGAAAGATTCTCGCATTTTATATAAGGCGTTCCCGGAATACTGGCAAGGCAAGGCCAAGCTGGAGCGGCTGATTTTCACTATTACGCCGGATGCCTCCGTGCGTTATGCCAAACTGGAGAAGAACGAGTGTCAGGTGATGCCGTTCCCGAATCCGGCCGATTTGCCGCGCATGAAGGAAAATAAAGATATTACCCTGATGCAGAAAGCCGGGTTGAATACCGGTTTTCTGGCTTTCAATACGCAGAAAGCGCCGCTGGATAATGTGAAAGTCCGCCAGGCGCTGACTATGGCGATTAATAAGCCCGCCATTATCCAGGCCGTGTTCCAGGGAACCGGGACGGCGGCGAAAAACCTGCTGCCGCCGGGCGTATGGAGCGCCGATCAGGATCTGAAAGATTATGACTACGATCCGGAAAAGGCCAAAGCGCTGCTGAAAGAAGCGGGGCTGCCTGAAGGCGCGACGATTGATCTGTGGGCTATGCCGGTGCAGCGTCCGTACAACCCGAATGCGCGCCGTATGGCGGAAATGATTCAGGCGGATTGGGCGAAAGTTGGCGTGCAGGCGAAAATCGTCAGCTTCGAATGGGGTGAGTACCTGAAGCGGGTGAAAAGCGGTGAGCACCAGGCCGCGTTGATGGGCTGGACCACCGCGACCGGCGATCCGGACAACTTCTTCGGGCCGTTGTTTAGCTGTACCTCCGCCGATGGGGGTTCCAACTCATCGAAATGGTGCTATGCCCCGTTTGATAAGGTTATTACCGAAGCTCGCACTTCCCAGGACCACAATAAGCGTATCGAGCTGTACAAACAGGCGCAGCAGATCATGCACGATCAGGCGCCAGCGGTGATGATTGCCCATTCGACGATCTTTGAACCGGTACGCAAAGAAGTGACGGGATATGAGATCGATCCTTTCGGCAAACATATTTTCTATCAGGTCGATGTGAAGAAGTAA
- the pepT gene encoding peptidase T has protein sequence MTYNLASQLSKRFYRYLAVTSQSNAASSVLPSTPEQHDMAKMLAQELREFGMKDVVIDEHATVTAVKPGNCPSAPRIGFITHIDTVDVGLSPHIHPQTLHFTGEDLCLNREQDIWLRTAEHPEIMPYVGQDIIFSDGTSVLGADNKAAVTVVMTLLENLASDMRHGDIVVAFVPDEEIGLRGAKALDLKRFDVDFAYTIDCCELGEVVYENFNAAAAEIRFTGVTAHPMSAKGVLVNPLLMAHDFISHFDRQQTPEHTDGRQGYIWFNDLAANANEARLKASIRDFDLASFERRKQQIADTAAKIGRQYPTGNVTFTISDTYSNISNAITDDRRAIDLLFAALDKLAIKPKVTPMRGGTDGAALSAKGLLTPNFFTGAHNFHSRFEFLPIPSFVKSYQVALNLCLLAADDSAQ, from the coding sequence ATGACTTACAATCTGGCCAGTCAGCTCAGCAAGCGTTTTTACCGCTATCTCGCCGTGACCAGCCAAAGCAACGCGGCATCTTCGGTTTTACCCAGTACGCCGGAACAGCACGACATGGCGAAAATGCTGGCGCAAGAGCTGCGCGAATTCGGTATGAAAGATGTCGTTATTGATGAACATGCCACCGTCACCGCAGTAAAACCGGGCAACTGCCCTTCCGCGCCGCGCATCGGTTTTATTACGCACATAGATACCGTTGACGTCGGGCTATCGCCGCACATCCATCCACAGACCTTACACTTTACCGGCGAAGATCTTTGCCTGAACCGCGAACAGGATATTTGGCTGCGCACGGCGGAACACCCGGAAATTATGCCGTATGTCGGCCAGGATATTATTTTCAGCGACGGCACCAGCGTGCTGGGCGCGGATAATAAAGCCGCCGTCACGGTGGTCATGACGCTGCTGGAGAACCTCGCCAGCGATATGCGGCACGGCGATATCGTGGTCGCATTCGTGCCGGACGAGGAGATCGGGCTGCGCGGAGCCAAAGCGCTGGATCTCAAACGCTTTGACGTGGATTTCGCCTACACGATTGACTGCTGTGAACTGGGTGAAGTGGTGTACGAGAACTTCAACGCCGCCGCCGCCGAAATCCGTTTTACCGGCGTGACCGCCCACCCGATGTCAGCCAAAGGCGTGTTGGTCAACCCGCTGCTGATGGCCCATGATTTTATCAGCCACTTTGACCGTCAACAGACCCCGGAACACACCGACGGGCGTCAAGGCTATATCTGGTTTAACGATCTGGCGGCGAACGCCAACGAGGCCAGGCTGAAGGCTTCGATACGCGATTTCGATCTGGCTTCGTTCGAGCGCCGCAAACAGCAGATTGCCGATACCGCCGCGAAGATCGGCCGTCAGTATCCCACCGGCAACGTCACCTTCACCATTAGCGATACCTACAGCAATATCAGCAACGCGATTACCGACGATCGCCGCGCCATCGACCTGCTGTTCGCCGCGCTGGATAAGCTGGCGATTAAGCCGAAAGTTACGCCCATGCGCGGCGGCACGGACGGCGCGGCGCTTTCCGCGAAGGGATTGCTGACGCCGAATTTCTTTACCGGCGCGCACAACTTCCATTCGCGTTTTGAATTCCTGCCCATCCCGTCGTTTGTAAAATCGTATCAAGTGGCGCTGAATCTGTGTCTGCTGGCCGCCGACGACTCAGCGCAGTAG
- a CDS encoding helix-turn-helix domain-containing protein: protein MHQYKAFNSLQQYKTVLRDTVELGSGVRLASWFNRNDLVTLENGDHHTLSLYTADGYESYHKTPDGWHNGGGPDRFCLMPKQSVTTWDIRGDLSFVHLYYDDSHFRRLAEQTWDRSPASIRTEERIFGDDAQITTLYRQFLLNYSWADPANQLALSSAATLLLIHTLRQYTQLQWTLPKVRGGLAPAVLRRVKEMMESRLGDPLTLDELAAEAGLSEFHFARMFRQSEGMAPHQYVLKRRLARAEEMLRHSSLAITEIALICGFSSASHFSHSFKSERGMTPSALRRTLLR, encoded by the coding sequence ATGCATCAGTATAAAGCGTTCAATTCGCTGCAACAGTATAAAACGGTGCTGCGGGATACCGTTGAACTGGGTTCCGGCGTGCGTCTGGCGTCATGGTTTAACCGCAACGATCTTGTCACCCTCGAAAACGGCGACCACCACACCCTCAGCCTATACACTGCCGATGGCTATGAAAGTTATCATAAAACGCCGGATGGATGGCATAACGGCGGGGGACCGGACCGCTTCTGTCTGATGCCGAAACAGAGCGTCACCACCTGGGATATCCGCGGCGATCTCTCTTTTGTCCATCTTTATTATGACGACAGCCATTTCCGCCGGTTGGCGGAGCAGACCTGGGATCGCAGTCCGGCTTCGATCCGCACGGAAGAGCGGATTTTCGGCGACGATGCGCAGATCACCACGCTGTACCGGCAGTTTTTACTCAACTACAGTTGGGCGGATCCGGCCAATCAACTGGCGCTGAGCAGCGCGGCAACCTTGTTGCTGATACATACGCTAAGACAGTATACCCAGCTACAGTGGACGCTGCCGAAGGTACGCGGCGGCCTGGCCCCGGCGGTGCTGCGCCGGGTAAAAGAGATGATGGAAAGCCGGCTTGGCGATCCTTTGACGTTGGACGAACTGGCGGCCGAAGCCGGATTGAGCGAGTTTCACTTCGCCCGCATGTTTCGTCAGAGCGAAGGAATGGCGCCGCACCAGTACGTACTGAAGCGGCGGCTGGCGCGGGCGGAGGAGATGCTGCGTCACAGTTCGCTGGCGATAACCGAGATTGCGCTGATTTGCGGGTTCAGTTCCGCCAGCCACTTTAGCCATAGCTTTAAAAGCGAACGCGGAATGACCCCCTCCGCGCTACGCCGGACGCTACTGCGCTGA
- a CDS encoding DMT family transporter, with product MNIVLYISVVLIWGTTWIAISMQQGGVAAEVSIFWRFLLSSVILLAFLSLTKRLRPLSRRAHLLCMLQGLCVFGINFICFYHAIAWISSGLESVIFSMAVLFNAFNSRLFFGHRLTRNVIIAAPLGFTGMVALFWHDLMNMDAQPHLLWGAALCLLGTYGFSLGNMISSQHQRQGRDVMTTNGWGMCYGALWMGIFSLIQGYDFSPEITTRYLGSLFYLAIFGSVIGFGAYFSLVGRIGASQAAYATLLFPLIALSISTVYEDYHWQPNAVIGLLLILAGNAVMFYRPRRRMGTAAQVK from the coding sequence ATGAATATTGTGCTCTATATTTCCGTGGTGCTGATCTGGGGAACCACCTGGATTGCCATCAGCATGCAACAGGGCGGCGTTGCCGCCGAAGTTTCCATCTTTTGGCGATTCCTGCTTTCTTCCGTGATTCTGCTGGCCTTTCTCTCGCTGACGAAACGCCTTCGCCCGCTGTCGCGCCGGGCGCACCTGCTGTGTATGCTTCAGGGGCTATGCGTATTCGGCATTAACTTTATCTGTTTTTATCACGCTATCGCCTGGATTTCGAGCGGATTAGAATCGGTCATTTTTTCCATGGCGGTATTATTTAATGCTTTCAATAGCCGGCTGTTCTTCGGTCATCGCCTGACGCGCAACGTGATAATCGCCGCGCCGCTGGGCTTTACCGGCATGGTGGCGCTGTTCTGGCACGACCTGATGAACATGGACGCGCAGCCGCATCTGCTCTGGGGCGCCGCGCTCTGTCTGCTGGGAACTTACGGTTTCTCACTGGGCAATATGATCAGTTCCCAGCATCAAAGGCAGGGACGCGATGTGATGACCACCAACGGCTGGGGCATGTGCTACGGCGCGCTGTGGATGGGAATATTCAGCCTGATTCAGGGCTATGACTTCTCCCCGGAAATCACCACCCGTTATCTTGGTTCACTATTTTATCTGGCGATATTCGGTTCAGTGATTGGTTTTGGGGCTTATTTCAGTCTGGTAGGACGCATCGGCGCCAGTCAGGCCGCCTACGCGACGCTTCTGTTCCCGCTGATCGCACTGTCCATCTCCACGGTATATGAAGACTACCATTGGCAGCCCAATGCCGTTATCGGGTTATTGCTGATTCTGGCGGGCAACGCGGTGATGTTTTACCGACCGCGGCGACGGATGGGAACTGCCGCTCAGGTGAAATGA
- the rhlE gene encoding ATP-dependent RNA helicase RhlE, whose protein sequence is MSFDSLGLSADILRAVEEQGYREPTPVQRQAIPVVLAGRDLMASAQTGTGKTAGFTLPLLQLLSSGAPAAKGRRPVRALILTPTRELAAQIGENVQAYSKYLRLRSLVVFGGVSINPQMMKLRGGVDILVATPGRLLDLEHQNAVDLSQIEILVLDEADRMLDMGFIHDIRRVLAKLPAKRQNLLFSATFSDEIKTLANKLLSNPASVEVARRNTASELVTQHVHFVDKRRKRELLSQLIGENNWQQVLVFTRTKHGANHLAELLEKDGITAAAIHGNKSQGARTRALANFKDGSIRVLVATDIAARGLDIDQLPHVVNYELPNVPEDYVHRIGRTGRAESTGEALSLVCVDEHKLLRDIERLLKREIPRIAIPGYEPDPSIKAEPIINGRQGNRGGGSRSGGPRGQSGSPRAQGERKSNDGARQPRRSGGNSSAPWGNSEGQRRSPRPQNRSKPAGK, encoded by the coding sequence ATGTCATTTGATTCTCTCGGCCTGAGCGCCGACATTCTGCGTGCTGTTGAAGAACAGGGCTATCGCGAACCTACGCCTGTACAGCGTCAGGCGATTCCCGTTGTGCTGGCCGGCCGTGACCTCATGGCCAGCGCGCAAACCGGTACCGGCAAAACGGCTGGTTTCACATTGCCGCTGCTGCAATTGCTGAGCAGCGGCGCGCCGGCGGCGAAAGGCCGGCGTCCGGTTCGGGCGCTGATCCTGACGCCGACCCGCGAACTGGCGGCGCAGATCGGTGAAAACGTTCAGGCTTACAGCAAATATCTGCGCTTACGTTCGCTGGTGGTGTTCGGCGGCGTTAGCATCAATCCGCAGATGATGAAGCTGCGCGGCGGCGTTGATATTCTGGTCGCCACGCCGGGCCGGTTGCTCGATCTGGAGCATCAGAACGCCGTCGATCTGTCGCAGATTGAAATCCTGGTGCTGGACGAAGCCGATCGCATGTTGGATATGGGCTTTATTCATGATATTCGCCGGGTATTGGCGAAACTGCCGGCCAAACGGCAGAACCTGCTGTTTTCCGCCACCTTCTCCGATGAAATCAAAACGCTGGCGAACAAGCTGTTGAGCAATCCGGCCTCGGTTGAAGTGGCGCGCCGCAACACGGCGTCGGAGCTGGTGACGCAACATGTTCATTTTGTCGATAAGCGCCGTAAGCGGGAACTGCTGTCTCAACTGATTGGCGAAAATAACTGGCAGCAGGTGCTGGTGTTTACCCGCACCAAACATGGCGCCAACCATCTGGCCGAACTGCTGGAAAAAGACGGCATTACGGCGGCGGCGATTCATGGCAACAAAAGCCAGGGCGCGCGTACCCGCGCGTTGGCTAACTTCAAAGACGGCTCCATTCGCGTGCTGGTCGCCACCGATATCGCGGCTCGTGGTCTGGATATCGACCAACTGCCGCACGTGGTGAACTATGAGCTGCCGAATGTGCCGGAAGACTATGTGCATCGTATCGGCCGTACCGGCCGGGCGGAATCCACCGGGGAAGCGCTGTCGCTGGTCTGCGTCGACGAGCATAAGCTGCTGCGTGACATAGAACGCCTGCTTAAGCGCGAAATCCCGCGTATCGCCATTCCGGGCTATGAGCCGGATCCGTCAATTAAGGCGGAGCCAATCATTAATGGTCGTCAGGGTAATCGCGGCGGCGGTTCCCGCAGCGGCGGGCCGCGCGGTCAGTCCGGCTCGCCACGCGCTCAGGGCGAACGTAAGAGCAACGACGGCGCCCGTCAGCCGCGGCGTTCCGGCGGCAACAGCTCCGCTCCGTGGGGCAATAGCGAAGGGCAGCGCCGTTCGCCGCGTCCGCAAAACCGCAGCAAACCGGCGGGTAAATAA
- a CDS encoding IucA/IucC family C-terminal-domain containing protein, whose amino-acid sequence MNVRRHPFNPQEWAMLSGALGLAVADGRERHDACDAQTLLNPQHCRAVLARLTPALNAPSLKIAASLLSKRIAFLTTASSLYAMSMYNKGLDMSLPNCMLEYGHDGQRWISGMPLYDLSITAAPDGAMREAWRTRQLQRLFAGHLTPLWRSFSAAAGISPRILWENTAVRIFSLYERRMLVADGESATLSQRIQQDFDYLVNQAPGAVFGGDDNPLTAFFRAKTWVPARAKAVRFRRTCCFYYKASQPREYCAACPLLRPKRNSGDTEEGNE is encoded by the coding sequence ATGAACGTGCGACGCCATCCGTTTAACCCGCAAGAGTGGGCGATGTTGTCCGGCGCGTTGGGGCTGGCCGTTGCCGACGGGCGGGAACGTCACGATGCCTGCGACGCTCAGACGTTGCTTAATCCGCAACATTGCCGGGCGGTACTGGCGCGCCTGACGCCGGCGCTTAATGCGCCGTCGCTGAAAATCGCCGCGTCTTTGTTGAGTAAACGCATCGCCTTCCTGACGACCGCCTCCAGCTTATATGCCATGTCGATGTATAATAAAGGGCTGGATATGTCGCTGCCCAACTGCATGCTGGAATATGGTCATGATGGTCAGCGCTGGATTTCCGGCATGCCGCTATATGATTTGTCGATTACCGCCGCGCCGGACGGCGCAATGCGCGAGGCGTGGCGAACGCGTCAGCTTCAGCGGCTGTTCGCCGGGCATCTGACTCCGCTGTGGCGGAGCTTTTCGGCGGCGGCGGGGATATCTCCGCGCATTTTGTGGGAAAATACCGCCGTGCGCATTTTTTCCCTGTATGAGAGGCGCATGCTTGTGGCGGACGGCGAATCGGCGACGTTATCGCAACGTATTCAGCAGGATTTCGATTATTTGGTCAACCAGGCGCCGGGCGCGGTTTTCGGCGGCGATGACAATCCGCTGACGGCGTTTTTTCGAGCGAAAACCTGGGTGCCGGCGCGGGCAAAAGCGGTGCGTTTTCGCCGTACCTGCTGCTTTTACTATAAAGCGTCGCAGCCGCGTGAATACTGCGCCGCCTGTCCGCTGCTGCGGCCGAAACGGAACAGCGGGGATACGGAGGAGGGCAACGAGTAA
- a CDS encoding ABC transporter ATP-binding protein, whose product MCATERFSPQPPAIESRGLTLGYDRQPIIDALDLTLPANKISVLVGSNGCGKSTLLKSFARLLKPQRGTVMVGGIDIHRQSTACVAKKLAILPQTPVAPEGLTVYQLVKMGRYPHQSWLQQWSSQDEEKVVQAFQRTGVTDLRHRPVDSLSGGQRQRVWIAMTLAQDTDIVLLDEPTTYLDLAHQIEVLDLLRELNVRQQKTIVMVLHDLNLACRYAHHMVAVHNRTVYAQGKPGDILNEEMVKTVFNLNCRIITDPFFGTPLCIPFGRDAAGADSDERATPSV is encoded by the coding sequence ATGTGTGCGACAGAACGTTTTTCGCCCCAACCGCCGGCGATTGAAAGCCGGGGGCTGACGTTGGGCTATGATCGGCAACCTATTATCGACGCACTGGATCTCACGCTGCCCGCCAACAAGATTTCGGTGCTGGTGGGCAGCAACGGCTGTGGTAAAAGTACGCTGCTGAAATCGTTCGCGCGGCTACTGAAACCGCAGCGCGGGACGGTGATGGTCGGCGGGATTGACATCCACCGGCAGTCCACCGCCTGCGTGGCGAAAAAGCTGGCGATCCTGCCGCAAACGCCGGTGGCGCCGGAGGGGCTGACGGTCTATCAACTGGTCAAAATGGGGCGATATCCGCATCAGTCGTGGCTCCAGCAGTGGTCGTCGCAGGATGAGGAGAAAGTCGTACAGGCTTTTCAGCGCACCGGCGTGACGGATTTGCGGCATCGCCCGGTGGATTCGCTGTCCGGCGGTCAACGCCAGCGGGTGTGGATCGCCATGACGCTGGCGCAGGATACGGATATCGTGCTGTTGGATGAACCAACCACTTATCTGGACTTAGCTCATCAGATTGAGGTGTTGGATCTATTGCGGGAACTCAATGTGCGTCAGCAGAAAACCATCGTCATGGTGCTGCACGATCTGAACCTGGCCTGTCGCTATGCGCATCATATGGTGGCGGTGCATAACCGGACGGTATATGCGCAGGGGAAACCCGGCGACATTCTCAATGAAGAGATGGTGAAAACGGTGTTTAACCTGAACTGCCGGATTATTACCGACCCGTTTTTCGGCACGCCGCTGTGCATCCCCTTTGGCCGCGACGCTGCTGGCGCGGATAGCGATGAACGTGCGACGCCATCCGTTTAA
- a CDS encoding FecCD family ABC transporter permease: MAKLYAVRVGRFSRQFAGRTTAVAGALAAITLAVMLFSLTQGKVRISAPDVIQALFAASDSGIDFIVNQLRLARIVLAVLVGGALAVSGLMLQSLVRNPLASPDILGITSGASAAAVGFLSFFSTALSQHWMPLAAIGGAWLTALLITLLAWKQGASPIRLVLVGVGLSALTGAATTMMLVFSPLTTTLSAYVWLTGSVYGAQWQDVRSLAAWLAAILPFIVLLARHVNVHELDDDLALGVGLPVKAMRLALLSVSVALAGAAIAYAGAMAFVGLVAPHIAKRLVGRSFPGLALVAALVGANLVMLADLAGRTLFLPLDLPAGVFVSALGTPFFIYLLIRQCR; encoded by the coding sequence ATGGCTAAACTGTATGCCGTTCGCGTCGGCCGCTTTTCGCGCCAGTTCGCCGGGCGCACGACGGCGGTCGCCGGCGCGCTGGCGGCGATCACGCTGGCGGTGATGCTGTTTTCGCTGACTCAAGGCAAGGTACGGATTTCCGCGCCGGATGTGATACAGGCGCTGTTCGCCGCTTCGGATAGCGGTATTGATTTTATCGTTAATCAACTGCGGCTGGCGCGTATTGTACTGGCGGTGCTGGTGGGCGGCGCGCTGGCCGTGTCCGGATTGATGTTGCAAAGTCTGGTGCGCAACCCTCTGGCTTCGCCGGATATTCTCGGTATCACCAGCGGCGCGTCGGCCGCGGCGGTAGGGTTCCTGTCATTTTTTTCCACCGCGCTCAGCCAGCATTGGATGCCGCTGGCGGCTATCGGCGGGGCATGGCTGACGGCGTTGCTCATCACGCTATTGGCCTGGAAGCAGGGCGCTTCGCCGATACGGCTGGTGCTGGTGGGCGTGGGGCTGTCGGCGCTTACCGGCGCGGCCACCACCATGATGCTGGTATTCAGCCCGCTGACGACCACGCTGTCGGCCTATGTCTGGTTGACCGGCAGCGTTTACGGCGCGCAGTGGCAGGATGTGCGCTCGCTGGCGGCATGGCTGGCCGCCATACTGCCGTTTATTGTGTTACTGGCCCGGCACGTCAATGTTCACGAACTGGATGACGATCTGGCGCTGGGCGTGGGATTGCCGGTCAAAGCGATGCGGCTGGCCCTGTTGTCCGTCAGCGTCGCGCTGGCCGGCGCCGCTATCGCCTACGCGGGCGCGATGGCGTTTGTCGGGCTGGTGGCGCCTCATATTGCTAAAAGACTGGTAGGACGCTCGTTCCCTGGGCTGGCGCTCGTCGCCGCGTTGGTGGGCGCGAACCTGGTGATGCTCGCCGATCTGGCCGGGCGCACGCTGTTTTTGCCGCTCGACCTGCCCGCCGGCGTGTTTGTTTCGGCGCTGGGAACGCCTTTTTTCATCTATTTACTGATTCGGCAATGCCGCTGA
- a CDS encoding FecCD family ABC transporter permease, producing the protein MAKMAILASGMALLGVALFASLMAGPTAIPFSVVWPALFHHDPQQIDHILVTTTRLARTVIALVVGASLAVAGALMQAMTRNPLASPGLFGINAGAMFFIVGFSALLPLASQSALMWVAYAGAAIAGGTVYFLGTLGNGRTSQLRIVLAGAAITALFISFTQALLVINQEGLDSVLFWLAGSVAGRDLSMLWPMLPYFALAMLGALLLAPHINILAAGDEIARGLGQRTVLVRSLMALCVIALAGGAVAIAGSIGFIGLIVPHMARGLLSSDHRWLIPGCALLGATLLLLADVAARLLIVPQEIPVGAMTALLGAPFFIYLARRGLRHG; encoded by the coding sequence ATGGCGAAAATGGCTATTTTGGCTTCCGGGATGGCGCTGTTGGGCGTGGCGCTGTTCGCCAGTCTGATGGCCGGACCGACGGCGATCCCTTTCTCCGTGGTCTGGCCGGCGCTGTTTCATCACGACCCTCAGCAAATCGATCATATTCTGGTGACCACCACCCGTCTGGCGCGCACGGTGATTGCGCTGGTGGTCGGCGCCAGCCTGGCCGTCGCCGGGGCGCTGATGCAGGCGATGACGCGTAACCCGCTGGCCTCTCCCGGTCTGTTTGGCATTAACGCCGGCGCGATGTTTTTTATCGTCGGCTTTTCCGCGCTGTTGCCGCTTGCCAGCCAGAGCGCGCTGATGTGGGTGGCCTACGCGGGGGCGGCGATCGCCGGCGGCACGGTCTATTTTCTCGGCACCCTGGGTAACGGCCGCACTAGTCAGTTGCGTATCGTGCTGGCCGGCGCGGCCATCACCGCGCTGTTCATCTCCTTTACACAGGCGCTGCTGGTGATCAATCAGGAAGGGCTGGACAGCGTTCTGTTCTGGCTGGCGGGCTCGGTGGCCGGGCGCGATCTGTCCATGCTCTGGCCCATGCTGCCTTATTTTGCGCTGGCGATGCTGGGCGCGCTGCTGCTGGCGCCGCATATCAATATTCTGGCGGCCGGCGATGAGATTGCCAGAGGGCTGGGGCAGCGTACGGTATTGGTTCGCAGCCTGATGGCGCTGTGCGTTATCGCGTTGGCCGGCGGCGCGGTCGCCATTGCCGGCAGCATCGGATTTATCGGCTTGATCGTGCCGCATATGGCGCGCGGCCTGTTATCCTCCGATCACCGCTGGCTGATCCCCGGCTGCGCGCTGCTGGGTGCGACGCTGTTGCTGCTGGCCGACGTTGCGGCCAGGCTCTTGATTGTGCCGCAGGAAATTCCGGTCGGCGCGATGACGGCGCTGTTGGGCGCGCCGTTCTTTATTTACCTCGCCAGAAGAGGTCTCCGCCATGGCTAA